A region from the Acanthopagrus latus isolate v.2019 chromosome 8, fAcaLat1.1, whole genome shotgun sequence genome encodes:
- the cry2 gene encoding cryptochrome-2 isoform X2, producing the protein MVVNSVHWFRKGLRLHDNPALQEALNGADTVRCVYILDPWFAGAANVGINRWRFLLEALEDLDSSLKKLNSRLFVVRGQPTDVFPRLLKEWKVTRLTFEYDPEPYGKERDGAIMKMAQEFGVETIVRNSHTLYNLDRIIEMNNNSPPLTFKRFQTIVSRLELPRRPLPPITQQQMDKCCTKIADNHDQLYSIPSLEELGFRTEGLPPAIWRGGESEALDRLNKHLDKKVWVANLEHPRVNTCSLYASPTGLSPYLRFGCLSCRVLYYNLRELYMKLRKRCSPPLSLFGQLLWREFFYTAATNNPNFDRMDGNPICVQIPWDQNPEALAKWAEGRTGFPWIDAIMTQLRQEGWIHHLARHAVACFLTRGDLWVSWESGMRVFEELLLDADWSVNAGSWMWLSCSAFFQQFFHCYCPVGFGRRTDPSGDYIRRYIPILKDYPNRYIYEPWNAPESVQKAANCVVGVDYPKPMINHAEGSRLNIERMKQVYQQLSHYRGLSLLASVPTIQEEAEPPMTDESQTSSGPDSPPRGPADSEAAGCSTAPDSSTVCASSTYALHPDLKDKGDNYPSKKPYTSSAQSPLSRSKPSSPSSSCPTFSESLSPTTTPTQTSSLGQRRKGLAHKVRRSQRQRGRQSWTPAPREGGRKLEEEEREETGWEERMEEDMEQDEERMEEEPSEETAGRQQ; encoded by the exons GTTTCTGCTGGAGGCTCTGGAGGACCTGGACAGCAGTTTGAAGAAGCTCAACTCCAGATTGTTTGTAGTCAGAGGGCAGCCCACTGATGTTTTTCCGAGGCTTTTAAAG GAGTGGAAAGTGACCAGGTTGACATTTGAATATGACCCAGAGCCTTATGGGAAGGAGAGGGATGGGGCTATCATGAAGATGGCCCAAGAGTTTGGAGTGGAGACTATTGTCAGAAACTCACACACCCTCTACAACCTGGATAG GATAATAGAGATGAACAACAACAGTCCTCCTCTGACCTTTAAACGGTTTCAGACCATTGTGAGCAGACTGGAGTTGCCTAGGAGACCTCTGCCTCCCATCACCCAGCAGCAGATGGACAAATGTTGCACTAAAATAGCTGACAACCACGACCAGCTATACAGTATACCTTCACTGGAAGAACTAG GGTTCAGGACAGAAGGTTTGCCTCCAGCTATTTGGCGGGGAGGAGAGTCAGAGGCCTTGGACAGACTCAATAAACATCTGGACAAAAAG GTGTGGGTGGCCAACTTGGAGCACCCCCGGGTCAACACGTGCTCTCTGTATGCCAGTCCCACTGGCCTCAGTCCCTACCTGCGTTTCGGCTGTCTGTCCTGTAGGGTTTTGTACTACAACCTCAGAGAGCTCTACATGAAG CTCCGTAAACGTTGCagtcctcctctgtccctgtTTGGCCAGTTATTATGGAGAGAGTTCTTCTACACAGCTGCCACCAACAACCCAAACTTTGATCGCATGGATGGAAACCCAATCTGTGTCCAG ATCCCATGGGACCAGAACCCAGAGGCACTGGCCAAGTGGGCTGAGGGTCGAACTGGTTTTCCCTGGATTGATGCCATCATGACGCAGCTAAGACAAGAGGGCTGGATCCACCACCTGGCCCGACATGCTGTGGCCTGTTTCCTCACCAGGGGAGACCTGTGGGTCAGCTGGGAGAGCGGCATGAGG GTgtttgaggagctgctgctggatgcaGATTGGAGTGTAAATGCTGGTAGCTGGATGTGGCTGTCCTGCAGTGCCTTTTTCCAGCAGTTCTTCCACTGCTACTGTCCTGTTGGCTTTGGAAGAAGAACAGACCCCTCAGGAGACTACATCAG GCGGTACATCCCGATCTTGAAGGACTACCCAAACCGGTACATCTATGAGCCATGGAACGCCCCAGAGTCGGTCCAGAAGGCAGCCAATTGTGTGGTGGGAGTGGATTACCCCAAACCTATGATCAACCACGCAGAGGGCAGCAGACTCAACATTGAGAGAATGAAACAAGTTTACCAGCAACTCTCCCATTACAGAGGACTCA GTCTACTAGCATCAGTACCAACGATCCAAGAGGAGGCAGAACCACCAATGACCGATGAGTCCCAGACGAGTAGTGGCCCTG ACTCTCCTCCTAGAGGTCCTGCAGACAGCGAAGCGGCTGGCTGCTCTACAGCTCCTGATTCATCCACAGTCTGTGCATCCTCTACCTATGCTCTACATCCAGACCTGAAGGACAAAGGGGACAATTACCCATCCAAGAAACCTTACACCTCCTCAG CCCAGAGCCCTCTATCAAGGTCCAAACCATCCTCCCCATCCTCTTCATGTCCCACTTTCTCCGAATCCCTTAGTCCAACAACAACCCCTACTCAGACCTCCTCTCTTGGGCAGAGGAGGAAAGGCCTGGCCCACAAGGTCCGCCGCAGCCAGAGGCAACGAGGGCGACAGAGTTGGACTCCAGCACccagggagggaggcaggaaattggaggaggaggagagggaagaaacgggctgggaggagaggatggaggaggacatgGAGCAGGATGAAGAGAGAATGGAGGAGGAGCCCTCTGAAGAGACAGCAGGACGTCAGCAGTGA
- the cry2 gene encoding cryptochrome-2 isoform X1, with translation MVVNSVHWFRKGLRLHDNPALQEALNGADTVRCVYILDPWFAGAANVGINRWRFLLEALEDLDSSLKKLNSRLFVVRGQPTDVFPRLLKEWKVTRLTFEYDPEPYGKERDGAIMKMAQEFGVETIVRNSHTLYNLDRIIEMNNNSPPLTFKRFQTIVSRLELPRRPLPPITQQQMDKCCTKIADNHDQLYSIPSLEELGFRTEGLPPAIWRGGESEALDRLNKHLDKKVWVANLEHPRVNTCSLYASPTGLSPYLRFGCLSCRVLYYNLRELYMKLRKRCSPPLSLFGQLLWREFFYTAATNNPNFDRMDGNPICVQIPWDQNPEALAKWAEGRTGFPWIDAIMTQLRQEGWIHHLARHAVACFLTRGDLWVSWESGMRVFEELLLDADWSVNAGSWMWLSCSAFFQQFFHCYCPVGFGRRTDPSGDYIRRYIPILKDYPNRYIYEPWNAPESVQKAANCVVGVDYPKPMINHAEGSRLNIERMKQVYQQLSHYRGLSLLASVPTIQEEAEPPMTDESQTSSGPDSPPRGPADSEAAGCSTAPDSSTVCASSTYALHPDLKDKGDNYPSKKPYTSSGSLTQCSAAITSTSASHSPCTTAPLSPAQSPLSRSKPSSPSSSCPTFSESLSPTTTPTQTSSLGQRRKGLAHKVRRSQRQRGRQSWTPAPREGGRKLEEEEREETGWEERMEEDMEQDEERMEEEPSEETAGRQQ, from the exons GTTTCTGCTGGAGGCTCTGGAGGACCTGGACAGCAGTTTGAAGAAGCTCAACTCCAGATTGTTTGTAGTCAGAGGGCAGCCCACTGATGTTTTTCCGAGGCTTTTAAAG GAGTGGAAAGTGACCAGGTTGACATTTGAATATGACCCAGAGCCTTATGGGAAGGAGAGGGATGGGGCTATCATGAAGATGGCCCAAGAGTTTGGAGTGGAGACTATTGTCAGAAACTCACACACCCTCTACAACCTGGATAG GATAATAGAGATGAACAACAACAGTCCTCCTCTGACCTTTAAACGGTTTCAGACCATTGTGAGCAGACTGGAGTTGCCTAGGAGACCTCTGCCTCCCATCACCCAGCAGCAGATGGACAAATGTTGCACTAAAATAGCTGACAACCACGACCAGCTATACAGTATACCTTCACTGGAAGAACTAG GGTTCAGGACAGAAGGTTTGCCTCCAGCTATTTGGCGGGGAGGAGAGTCAGAGGCCTTGGACAGACTCAATAAACATCTGGACAAAAAG GTGTGGGTGGCCAACTTGGAGCACCCCCGGGTCAACACGTGCTCTCTGTATGCCAGTCCCACTGGCCTCAGTCCCTACCTGCGTTTCGGCTGTCTGTCCTGTAGGGTTTTGTACTACAACCTCAGAGAGCTCTACATGAAG CTCCGTAAACGTTGCagtcctcctctgtccctgtTTGGCCAGTTATTATGGAGAGAGTTCTTCTACACAGCTGCCACCAACAACCCAAACTTTGATCGCATGGATGGAAACCCAATCTGTGTCCAG ATCCCATGGGACCAGAACCCAGAGGCACTGGCCAAGTGGGCTGAGGGTCGAACTGGTTTTCCCTGGATTGATGCCATCATGACGCAGCTAAGACAAGAGGGCTGGATCCACCACCTGGCCCGACATGCTGTGGCCTGTTTCCTCACCAGGGGAGACCTGTGGGTCAGCTGGGAGAGCGGCATGAGG GTgtttgaggagctgctgctggatgcaGATTGGAGTGTAAATGCTGGTAGCTGGATGTGGCTGTCCTGCAGTGCCTTTTTCCAGCAGTTCTTCCACTGCTACTGTCCTGTTGGCTTTGGAAGAAGAACAGACCCCTCAGGAGACTACATCAG GCGGTACATCCCGATCTTGAAGGACTACCCAAACCGGTACATCTATGAGCCATGGAACGCCCCAGAGTCGGTCCAGAAGGCAGCCAATTGTGTGGTGGGAGTGGATTACCCCAAACCTATGATCAACCACGCAGAGGGCAGCAGACTCAACATTGAGAGAATGAAACAAGTTTACCAGCAACTCTCCCATTACAGAGGACTCA GTCTACTAGCATCAGTACCAACGATCCAAGAGGAGGCAGAACCACCAATGACCGATGAGTCCCAGACGAGTAGTGGCCCTG ACTCTCCTCCTAGAGGTCCTGCAGACAGCGAAGCGGCTGGCTGCTCTACAGCTCCTGATTCATCCACAGTCTGTGCATCCTCTACCTATGCTCTACATCCAGACCTGAAGGACAAAGGGGACAATTACCCATCCAAGAAACCTTACACCTCCTCAGGTTCACTCACACAGTGCTCTGCAGCTATAACATCTACATCTGCCAGCCATTCTCCATGTACaacagctcctctctccccagCCCAGAGCCCTCTATCAAGGTCCAAACCATCCTCCCCATCCTCTTCATGTCCCACTTTCTCCGAATCCCTTAGTCCAACAACAACCCCTACTCAGACCTCCTCTCTTGGGCAGAGGAGGAAAGGCCTGGCCCACAAGGTCCGCCGCAGCCAGAGGCAACGAGGGCGACAGAGTTGGACTCCAGCACccagggagggaggcaggaaattggaggaggaggagagggaagaaacgggctgggaggagaggatggaggaggacatgGAGCAGGATGAAGAGAGAATGGAGGAGGAGCCCTCTGAAGAGACAGCAGGACGTCAGCAGTGA